A window of the Thermodesulfobacteriota bacterium genome harbors these coding sequences:
- a CDS encoding radical SAM protein, with amino-acid sequence MGYPSYIELKKSGELDERIKSLYGLMNPCRLCARECGAKRKSGELGYCKAPFDLYISSYFAHFGEERPLVGRYGSGTIFLTFCNLKCVFCQNYDISIYGYGEKVSVTDMAKMMLRLQLSGCHNINFVTPTHYIPHIVNALSMAIEEGLSLPLVYNCGGYESEKVIKLLDGIFDIYMPDIKFLTPALAEKYLNAKDYPEIVMRVLKEMQRQVGDLELDESGIAKRGLIIRHLVMPSCGDDTKKVLDFIKEEISENAFVNIMAQYRPCHKAENFPEIARRITAKEYYFALEYARSIGLKRASNH; translated from the coding sequence ATGGGCTATCCGTCTTACATTGAACTGAAAAAGAGCGGAGAACTTGACGAAAGAATAAAGAGTCTCTATGGGCTTATGAATCCTTGTAGACTCTGTGCCAGAGAATGCGGTGCAAAAAGAAAAAGCGGTGAGCTCGGTTACTGTAAAGCACCTTTCGATCTCTATATCTCTTCGTACTTCGCCCATTTTGGTGAGGAAAGGCCGCTTGTTGGAAGATACGGATCCGGTACTATATTTCTCACTTTTTGCAACCTCAAATGCGTATTTTGCCAAAACTACGATATAAGCATTTACGGATACGGTGAGAAGGTCAGCGTGACAGACATGGCAAAGATGATGCTAAGATTACAGTTAAGTGGGTGCCATAACATAAATTTCGTAACCCCGACCCATTATATACCCCACATAGTAAATGCTTTATCGATGGCTATCGAAGAGGGGCTTTCACTTCCGCTCGTGTATAACTGCGGGGGATACGAGTCAGAAAAGGTTATAAAGCTTCTTGATGGCATATTTGACATCTACATGCCTGACATCAAATTTTTAACACCCGCTTTGGCGGAAAAGTACCTTAACGCTAAGGACTATCCCGAAATTGTGATGCGGGTGCTAAAGGAGATGCAACGCCAGGTGGGCGATCTTGAACTAGATGAGAGTGGAATCGCAAAAAGGGGCCTCATAATAAGACATCTCGTTATGCCATCCTGTGGGGATGACACAAAGAAGGTCCTCGATTTTATAAAGGAGGAAATCTCTGAGAACGCGTTTGTCAACATAATGGCCCAATATAGACCTTGCCACAAGGCAGAAAACTTTCCTGAAATCGCAAGGAGAATAACTGCAAAGGAGTACTATTTTGCGTTGGAGTACGCACGGTCCATAGGACTAAAAAGGGCTTCTAATCACTGA
- a CDS encoding peptide chain release factor-like protein, whose translation MTPGEFARVSFVGSRKKKALKERMEKLGIFESDLEERFIKSGKPGGQNVNKVSTCVYLKHIPTGIEVKCQKERSQALNRYLARKILVEKIEELLRGKDSEKWRKIERIRKNKRKRAKRAKEKKLKKMETIVEEMGAENPNPNSYQGP comes from the coding sequence ATGACTCCAGGGGAGTTTGCAAGGGTGTCTTTCGTAGGCTCGAGAAAAAAGAAAGCGCTTAAAGAAAGGATGGAAAAATTGGGTATTTTTGAATCGGACCTGGAAGAGAGGTTCATCAAATCTGGAAAGCCCGGGGGACAAAATGTAAATAAGGTTTCGACATGCGTCTATCTTAAACATATTCCGACTGGTATTGAAGTGAAGTGTCAGAAGGAGAGATCTCAGGCTTTAAACAGGTATCTGGCACGAAAGATTCTCGTCGAGAAGATAGAAGAACTCCTCAGAGGAAAGGATTCTGAAAAGTGGAGGAAGATTGAAAGGATAAGGAAAAACAAGAGAAAAAGAGCAAAAAGGGCAAAAGAAAAGAAACTCAAAAAGATGGAGACGATTGTAGAAGAGATGGGAGCCGAGAACCCGAATCCAAATTCTTATCAAGGTCCCTGA
- a CDS encoding endonuclease V, translated as MKIFSGKFEKLRKIQLFFGKKANPSFNLMSINFVCGLDASYSDKYIYAVASVFRFKDLVPVESSLYKTSIDFPYIPGFLSFREGKALLKAISKLKLKPDVLIVDGHGLAHPRSAGIATYVGVITGIPSLGCAKSILIGEFRPPEKVRGFFTPIYFKERIIGLALVTKNDTKPLFVSPGYKIDIHSSMDIVLKCSRGYRTPEPLRLAHMLSKKFRDLDKNLDSGSRLPSLLQSSPSF; from the coding sequence ATGAAGATTTTCTCGGGAAAGTTTGAAAAGCTAAGAAAGATACAACTTTTTTTCGGGAAAAAAGCGAACCCCTCTTTCAATCTCATGTCAATAAATTTCGTCTGCGGGCTCGATGCTTCCTATTCGGACAAGTATATTTACGCTGTCGCTTCCGTATTTCGGTTCAAAGATCTAGTGCCCGTTGAGAGCAGTCTTTATAAAACTTCGATAGACTTTCCATACATTCCCGGTTTTTTAAGTTTCCGGGAGGGGAAGGCCCTCCTAAAAGCAATATCGAAGCTCAAGCTAAAACCAGATGTTTTAATTGTTGATGGTCATGGACTCGCCCATCCCAGATCCGCGGGTATAGCGACCTACGTTGGGGTTATTACAGGGATTCCATCTTTAGGTTGCGCAAAGTCTATCCTCATAGGCGAATTTAGACCTCCCGAGAAAGTCCGTGGCTTTTTTACTCCCATTTACTTTAAGGAGAGAATAATCGGTCTTGCACTCGTTACAAAAAACGATACGAAGCCTCTTTTTGTCTCACCGGGTTATAAGATCGACATCCATTCGTCTATGGATATTGTTCTTAAGTGTTCAAGGGGGTATAGGACGCCGGAACCTTTGAGGCTAGCCCATATGCTTTCTAAAAAGTTCAGGGACCTTGATAAGAATTTGGATTCGGGTTCTCGGCTCCCATCTCTTCTACAATCGTCTCCATCTTTTTGA
- the hisH gene encoding imidazole glycerol phosphate synthase subunit HisH → MITILDYGAGNVRSVTNAILKLGFQVKFVKTPKDILSAETIVFPGVGAFGEILESLRKKDLIEPLIEYLKSGRPYLGICLGMQLLFEESEEAPGKRGIGFFKGKVRRLRTHLSVPHIGWNGIKAQKPSFIFDGLKGEEKFYFVHSYVVEPLDEEIVLTRTDYGEEFVSSVQKGLIVGTQFHPEKSGKAGLRMLSNFLNRKSPFMPSLCPEKTTLSKRIVVCLDVRSDDDGRLVVTKGDRYDVRDKETKKVRNLGNPVKMAQEYFDEGADEIVFLNITGFRNYPLFDQPMLDLLKETSKNVFIPLTIGGGIKGYKDDHGNYYSALDVASAYFRSGADKVSIGSDAVVIAQDFLKNGPSGKSSIEEISKVYGSQAVVVSIDPKRVYVTSPNVTKNVTIETEIPGPNGERYCYFMCTTKGGREGSNIDAITLAKIVEQLGCGEILLNSIDRDGTKMGFDIELIQAVSQSVSIPVIASSGAGKSEHFLEVFLKTNCQAALAAGIFHRREISIRALKEFLNQYLPIRVD, encoded by the coding sequence ATGATTACGATACTTGATTACGGAGCTGGTAATGTAAGAAGTGTAACTAACGCCATCCTAAAGCTTGGATTCCAGGTAAAGTTCGTTAAAACTCCCAAAGATATCCTCTCTGCAGAGACAATCGTTTTTCCAGGGGTTGGAGCCTTTGGTGAAATACTAGAAAGCCTAAGGAAGAAAGACTTGATAGAACCCCTTATCGAGTATCTCAAATCTGGAAGGCCGTATTTAGGAATATGTCTTGGTATGCAGCTTTTATTCGAAGAGAGCGAAGAAGCACCGGGAAAAAGGGGCATAGGTTTCTTCAAGGGGAAAGTAAGAAGGCTTAGAACTCATTTAAGTGTGCCCCATATTGGCTGGAACGGGATTAAGGCCCAGAAGCCATCTTTTATCTTTGATGGATTAAAAGGTGAGGAGAAGTTTTACTTTGTGCACTCATACGTTGTCGAACCGTTGGATGAAGAAATCGTGCTCACAAGGACAGATTACGGAGAGGAATTTGTAAGTTCTGTCCAGAAAGGTTTAATAGTGGGTACACAGTTCCATCCCGAAAAGAGCGGAAAGGCCGGACTGCGTATGTTATCTAACTTTCTTAACCGTAAAAGTCCCTTTATGCCATCTCTTTGTCCAGAAAAAACAACCCTTTCAAAAAGGATCGTTGTTTGCCTTGATGTGAGAAGTGACGATGACGGAAGGCTTGTTGTGACAAAGGGTGACAGGTACGACGTAAGGGACAAAGAGACAAAGAAGGTTAGAAATCTCGGAAATCCTGTGAAAATGGCACAAGAATATTTTGATGAGGGTGCCGACGAGATCGTCTTTCTAAATATAACTGGTTTTAGGAACTACCCTTTATTTGACCAGCCAATGTTGGATCTCCTTAAGGAGACCTCAAAAAACGTTTTTATACCACTAACCATAGGTGGCGGAATAAAGGGATATAAAGACGATCACGGAAATTATTACTCCGCCCTTGATGTGGCATCTGCCTATTTTAGGTCAGGGGCGGATAAAGTCTCTATAGGATCCGATGCTGTTGTTATCGCCCAGGATTTCCTTAAAAATGGTCCTTCCGGCAAAAGCTCTATTGAAGAAATATCTAAGGTCTATGGAAGCCAAGCTGTCGTTGTTTCAATAGATCCGAAAAGGGTTTACGTCACATCACCTAACGTCACGAAAAACGTGACTATAGAAACCGAGATTCCAGGACCTAACGGTGAAAGGTACTGTTATTTTATGTGCACCACAAAGGGAGGAAGAGAAGGCTCCAACATAGATGCAATAACCCTTGCAAAGATAGTTGAGCAGTTAGGATGCGGAGAGATTCTCCTAAATTCTATAGATAGAGACGGAACAAAAATGGGTTTTGACATCGAACTCATACAGGCAGTTTCGCAGTCAGTTTCAATTCCTGTGATTGCGTCAAGTGGTGCAGGCAAAAGCGAACATTTCCTTGAGGTCTTTTTGAAGACCAACTGTCAGGCCGCACTAGCAGCAGGGATCTTTCATAGGAGGGAGATCTCGATTAGAGCTCTAAAGGAGTTTCTAAATCAGTATCTTCCTATCCGAGTCGATTAG